The genome window CCGGGATGAATCTCATGCGCGAGGTAAATGCCGAGACGATTAGCGTGCTCACGGATTTTTGCAGTCTTTGTGACGAAGCGCTCATCACCTTCTTTGACTAGATCAAAATCTTCTCCAGCCCAAAATCCCCAGGGGTAACCAGTAGCTATTTCCCAGCCGTAGGTGACACCCCAGAACATAGGAATGACTTTGATTCCTAGCTCGACGCAAAGGTCCATAAAACTTAAGACATACTTCTCAGCCCAAGTTTCAATTTCTTCAGGAGATTTGCTTGCGATCTCGGGCGGTAAAAAAGGTTTAATAGTAGGGCTTTGGGTCCAAGCGGTGGTGTGAACCCAAAAAGGGCAATGCGCAGAAAGACCATCTAGCTTCAATGCATGCTTTTCAAAAATATCTTTGATCTCTTTAGCTTGCATAAAGCTTGCACCTTGTTGGACCAGATAGTTTGAGGGTTGTGCTCCAACGGCTCCAGAGCCCTTGGCAAAAGCTAAAAATTGATCTAGGGATTTCGCGCCATGCTGAGCGCCTTCGATACTGGAGTGAAATACGATATTAGCCATAACAGAGAAAAGATAATGAATATCTATCTGGATGGATGCAACAAAAACAAGGGGATCAATGTAAATAAATACAATCGAGACTCTTAGCCTAATTCTTCTCTTAATCTTTGGGTAAGTGCCTGCAGCTCTCTTTCACTCACTTCTTTGGGGATGGCTATAGGATGATGACAACAAAGCTTGCATGTGCTAAATGGCTTGGGGATTTGAAATTTATCCCAGCTATTAAGTTCCCACTTCTTTGAAAATTGACAACTGAGAGGAATGATTGGGACACCGCTTGCTTGAGACAAGTGAATAATACCTGGGTGAATCTCATAGCGTGGCCCTCGTGGACCATCTGGAGTTAGTGCTACATGGCCTTTATTCTCTTTCAATTCTCGGACTAGCCTCAAGAATGCTTGAATTCCCTTGGAGCTTTTAGAAGAAGAGCCTCTAGCTGCTCGAACACCAAAGCGTTCAGCTATCTTAGTAATCAGTTCCCCGTCTCTACTGGTGCTAATCATAACAACTAAGGGTTGGGGTGAAAGGTAGCGTCTATAGAGAAAGGGAGTAATGAGGATTCGGTTGTGCCAAAAAGCAAATAGAAACGAATCATTCCTAGATGAGTCGATTACATTGCCTGGATCCTCAAGCTCAAACCGCAGTGTCCAGCAAAGTGCGCGAATGAGAAATGCACCAAGTGGTGGAAGCACCTTTTTATGTAGAAACGTATTCTTTTTCATGCACAAAAGAACGTTCTTGATTCAGCCTTACTATGAATAGTTCGGTAGACCTTAAGGTGCTTACTGTATAATTTGGCTCTAAGTCTTATTTTCAAGAAACCATTTGTAAGCGGAAGCAATGCCATCCTCAAGCGAGATCTTTGGTGCCCAGCCCAGGGACTTAATCTTATTCACATTGAGAAGCTTTCGGGGTGTGCCATCTGGTTGCGAAGTATCCCAAACGATTTTGCCTTTGAAACCAACAGTAGCTTGAATCATGTCAGCCAGTTGCTTAATAGAAACGTCCTCTCCACAACCGATATTGATAATTTCTTCTGAGTCATAGTTCTCTAATAGAAAAATGCAAGCAGCAGCCATGTCGTCTACATGAAGAAATTCACGTTTAGGTGAGCCTGTTCCCCATAGTGTTACTGTGGGCTTTTCATTTATTTTTGCATAGTGCATTTTATAGATAAGACCGGGGAGAACGTGGGAAGTGATTGGGTCAAAATTGTCATTTGGCCCATATAAATTGGTAGGCATAGCAGAAATATAATGAGCACCGTACTGGCGTCGATAAGACTGGCATAACTTGATACCGGCAATTTTGGCGATGGCATAAGCATCATTGGTAGGTTCTAAGGGGCCCGTTAGTAGGTGTTCTTCACAGATAGGTTGGGGGGCTAGCTTTGGGTAGATGCAAGAGCTGCCGAGGAATAGAAGTTTTTCCACACCTGTATCATAGGCCGATTTGATCAGTGAGTTCTGGATACTTAAATTATCCAATAAAAACTCCACAGGGTACTCATTATTTGCCTTAATGCCGCCTACTCTTGCCGCTGCGTCAATAATATGTGTCGGTCTTTCTATTTTGAAGTAATCTCTAAGAGCTGACTCATGGGTCAGGTCTAGCTCCTCGCGACTTCGCATTAAGATTGTCCATCCACCATCAGCCTCAAGATGGCGAATGATAGCGCTACCTACAAGCCCCCGATGGCCCGCAACAAATATTTTCTTCGAATCAGACATGTCTAGCTAAATAAGATAAATCTTATATAGTAAAGCAGAGACTATTGAGCTCAAGTGCCAATGAAATAATTTTTACATATTATCATAGTGAAGTCCCAGAGATTAACTTTTCCTGTGTCCGCTCTTAAACTTAAAAATTTATTGGAGCGAATGAACGTTCTTCAGCTAAAGGAAGAAGATATTCAGGAAACGTTCTATGCGGGCTCAGGACCTGGCGGTCAGAAGCGTGCTAAAACAGCTTCTGGGGTTGCTCTGCTGCACCTACCAACTGGTGTTCGAGTCCGTTGCCAAAGAGAAAGAAGCCAAGGGATCAATCGCTTTCTGGCGAGGAGGATTCTGGTTGAGGAGCTAGAAGCTCGTGAAAAGGGTAAGACACGCCATCAAGTCAAAGCTCAGGCTTTGCGCGATGAAAAACTTCGTAAGTCAGGAGCCAAACCCAAAACCAAGAAGCCTACCATTACCGAGATGGAAAAACACTTTCACCTGCGTCTGCCGGGTGAAGGAATCCAATCATAATTCATACGAAGCAATAAAGGGCTTGCCAAATTATCTTAAATTCATTCGATAGAGAAAAGTCAGTGCATGCTTATTTTTATGATTTTGGCATTAGCTGGGGGAATGCTCGTTTATCATGCGCTTACTAGAAATCATTGGGAGCAGACAGCAGCTTTATTTTTATTGAATTTATCGTCCTTCTTTAAGCTTGGATTAAAACTGAGCTGAGGAAGTGGAATGCAAGAAGATAGTCATAGCTGGAGGAACAGGCTTTTTAGGTAAAGTCTTGATTGAATGGTTTTCAAAGAGGTTTGATGAAATAGTTGTCTTAAGTAGAAGTAGTATAGATTTGGCCGGGGTGAAGATAGTTTGCTGGGATCGCGAACGGCTAGGAGAATGGAAAGAGGAATTAGAAAATGCGGAAGTGCTGATCAATCTAGCCGGTGTTTCTGTCAACTGTCGTTATCACAAAAAGAACAGCAATGGTTTTGGGAAATGGTCCCAATAGTTTCTATCCCGTCCTAAAGAGATTGGTTTACTTGGGCCTAGGAGGTCAAATGGGACATGGGGAACAGTATGTCTCTTGGATTTATGAAAAAGACTTTTGTCGGGCAATGAAATGGATTATTAAAAAAGCCTAACTGTCATGGAATACATAACCTTGCTGCTCCGAGTCCACTCACTAACAAAGAAATGATGAGACAGCTAAGGCAAAACTTTAAAGTGCCCTTTGGCCTGCCAGTAACTCATGACATGCTAGAATTAGGTGCATTCCTTTTGAGTACAGAGACAGAGTTAGTACTAAAAAGCCGTCGGGTTATACCAGGTAAACTACTGGCAGAGGGATTTAAGTTTAGTTGTAACAGCTTTGCAGATGCGCTTGCATGCCTGGAAGAAAAATAACAAGTAGTATATTTTATGTGTATAGGTATTAAAAGTTTGCTAGCTTGCAACTGTCTATGTTTGTGGATCGAGTAAGAATTTGGGCGCGCGCCGGGAAAGGCGGAGACGGCTGCACGAGTTTTCGTCGGGAAAAGTACGTGCCTATGGGTGGACCAGATGGTGGAGATGGAGGGAAGGGAGGTGATATCATTCTTCGTGTGAATCCACATATGAACAATATGACACACCTCAAGTATCATCCTCACCAATTTGCTGAAAATGGGAAACCCGGAAAGGGATGGAAGCGCTCGGGCAAAGGTGGGAAGAGTATTACCATTGATGTCCCGCCAGGCACGGTCATATATGAGTTAGAAGTTGAGGAGGAGAATTTTGAAAGAGCTGCAGATGAAGAGGGCATGATACTCGTTCACGATCTTGTTGAAGATGAGCAAAAAGTGGTTTTATGTGCTGGTGGTAAGGGCGGCCTAGGCAACCAAAATTTTAAGAGTTCTACTAACCAGGCTCCTACTAAAGTCACGAGAGGGAAGTTGGGTGAATTTGGCCAGTATGTCTTCGAATTAAAATCAATCGCTGACGTAGGCTTAGTGGGATTTCCCAATGCGGGAAAGTCTAGCTTGATTGGCGCTTTATCTGCGGCAAAACCGAAGGTGGCTTCCTATCCTTTTACAACCTTACGCCCTATCGTAGGTGTGATTGATTTAAATGGCTATGAGCGCTTGGTCATGGCTGATATTCCTGGTTTAATAGAAGGTGCACATGAAGGAGTTGGTCTAGGGCATGATTTTTTGAAGCATATTGAACGCTGTCGCGTTCTGGCTATGGTCTTGGATATGGCGGGGACAGAAGGTAGGCATCCGGTTGATGACTTCATGAAGCTACGCCAGGAAATTTCTTTATATGATGAGGAGCTTAAACAGCGTCCCTTTATTGTTGTCGCCAATAAAATGGATTTACCGGAAGCAGAAGAAAACCTGGAAACCTTTAAAAGTCGCTTTGATCATGATGTGATTGGAATCTCTGCTAAGCAAGAGCAAGGGCTCAAGGATTTGAAAAAAAAATTAGCTACTTACAAATGAAATTCATGAGACCGCTTAAGACCTATTTTGCTTTTTTGATCATGGGCTTGGCCTGTGCTCATAACATCTTCGCTCAGGATGAAGAGATCTTAAAGCAGGAATCAGAATTGTTGGGAAATGAAGTGAGCTTAAGTCTGCCTGAAGCTTTGAAGATGGCTCTAGAATCAAACTTAGATGTAGCTATCGGCCGAATCACTCCAGCTATTGAAGAGACCAATATTTTGAGTGAGCGCGATGCCTTTGATCCCTCCTTAGACATTTCTCTAGATTATGGGGAAAATAGTTCGCCAAGATCTGCCGAACAACAAGCTGCAGATGGAAGAGCTTCTACAAAAAGTAGAACAGCCACGGGTCAAGTTTCCGTATCACAAAAAACTTCTCTTGGAACGGAGCTTTCGCTTTCATCCAGAACGAGAGATCGGATGACAACCTTTAATGATTTTGAAGATGAATTTTCTACTTTTGTTGGTGTTGAGGCTACGCAGCCCTTGCTTAAAGGCTTTGGAACAGATAATAACTTGGCTTCTATTCGTATTGCTGAAAAAGGAAAAATCATCGCCGAAGCTGAATTTCAGAATCAAGTTGAGACTATTATTCAGGACGTTTTCTTTGCCTATTATGATTTATTATTCTCCAGTGCTGATGTGATTTCTAAGAAGAAATCCATGGAACTCGCTGAAAGACTCTCAAGAGATAATAAGAAGCGTTATGAGCTGGGTGCTATGACAAAACTTGATATTTCTAATGCGGATGCAGAAATAGCAGGTAGAAAGAATGCAGTAGTGGAGGCTGAGGAAATCGTGCAGCTAAATGAAAATAAATTACTGCGACTCATCACCCGTGATATGGGCATCTGGCTGCAAAACGAGTTGGATCTAACCGACACCCTAAATGAGCCAGGCAAAGAAATTCCACAAAATTATGATATTGCCGTGGGCTTAGCTAATCGCTCAGATTATCAAGCCCTTCTACATAGGGCGGACCAAAATGAGCTGAGATTAGCTTTTCAGAAGCAGCAACTACTTCCTCAATTGGATTTAACAACTAGCTTTGGATACAACGGCTTGTCCGATGATTTAGGAGAAAGCTATAAGAACATTTCTGAAACGAGGGATGAAGATTGGAATGTTGGGTTTCGCTTTATAATTCCCTGGGGGAATTACAGGGAAAAGGCCCGTTTCCGTGAGGCCGAGTTGCTCAAAGCACGAACCATCTTAGAAATCAAAAACAAAGAGCAGGATGTGATTGAGGAGATTGATAACGCGCTCATCTCACTCAACAGCTCCAAGAAGAAGCTAGTGGCAAGCCGGACTGCCAGGAGATTTGCCGAAGAAAATGCCGCTGCTGAAGAGGTTAAATTGACAGAGGGCTCTAGCACAACCTTTGTAGTTCTTGAACTTCAGCAAGATGCTCAAGAGGCAGAAACTACGGAATTAAGAAATTTGCGAGAATTTAATAAAGCCCTTGTTCGGTTGAAAAGAGCACAAGGCTTACTCCTTAAAGAAAATGGAATTACCATCTTAAGCGACTAGCCATTCGGTCTTGCTTCAAGACTGCCAAAATTTAGTCTCTACTTTCCATAATCTGGCTTATTACTTTTCATAAAGAGATAGAAAGAAGCGTATCTTAACTTTCACGCGTTAGTCTTTTCTAACCTAATGGTTACTTTGCATAGCAAATGATGGAAGTGTCAGAAAAGTAACAACTTACGTCTATAGATATAAAAGTGCCTTTCTAAGCTTCGCTCTGATCTTTTGATAAACCCTTGACTTAGCTGGATTTATGGGCATTTTACAACGGTAATTTATTTAACTCAGCGGCTATAACCTCAATTGGTGTGAAATTTTTATATTGATGTAATTGCCATTGGGGATTCGTGAGAATGGCTTGGTCTAGTTGAGGTAAATCGGTTGCTAGCGTAGGATTCTGTCCAGACGCTCTCCGAAAAGGTGTAGAGGGCCTTTTATGGCATAGGAAAGTGTCCTTGGATTCCTGTAGTTTGCCTTTGGCTCCAAAAAAGTAATTGAGTTCGGGCTGGTGGGTGTAAGCAAAAAAACCTGTTTTATGCTGGGCGTTACCGTCATGAAGTTCTTTGGCAAATAGATAGGCGATATTATTCTGATCGCCTCTGTTAAGCAAAGATAAAGGTCGCATCATGTAGGATATGGCATTTTTGATAGCTGGATTTTGCATCAACTTTTGCGCAAACTGGTGACCTGCTTGATAACCATCATCATGCCCACGTTTGGCGGTTTTCTTAAGCTCATTATTCATAATCACAAGGTAATTTTAATTATAGATGAGTGAGTCAAGAATTGCTAGGGACAAGAATGGGTTATGGGAAAAAGGTTTGTCTTCCAGACCCTGCCATCTTTCACCATATTCTATAGATTTCTATTACAAAGCTATAGGCGAAGTGATATGACTGCGCACTGGTTTTGGATTTATGAATAACGGATCTTATTTTTTAGCCATGTAATTTAGCACGTCCTGAGCTTGTTTGCTGGTAGAGGCGTTGAGATCTAGCCATACAACGGATCCATCTTTTATCAAAAAGGCCCGCCTTTTCGACATGCCGATCATACTGCCGGTTCCAAAGGCTTCTATGACTTTACCGTCCTTATCGGCGATCAAAGTATAGGGTAAATGGTACTTTTCCCTAAATTTAGCTTGGTCCTGAGGCGTGTCTTTACTGACTCCAATGACTTGAATGCCAAGATCTTGGAGCTTTTCATATTCATCTCGGAGAGAGCAAGCTTGTTTGGTGCAGCCGGGTGTATCGGCTTTGGGATAGAAGAAAACAAGTGTCAGTCCCTTAGTATAGGCTTCTGCAAAGTCGAAAGGCTTACCTTCATGAGTGATGGATTTAGGAGTAGGCGCTTTACTACCTATGGCTGGGGAATTCGTTGCCTTGACGCCAGTGATAGTAGAGAAAAGTGAAAATATCATAATGGCTAAAAATTTGTTATCAAACATCAAGAAATATAACCGTAGTTAACAAAATAACAACAGCTCTAGGGCCTCTTCAGGCTTGAGAGACTGAGTTTTAGGGATAATATTAGGTAGCGCCCAAGCGGAAGCCGGCCAATCACCATAGATACCAACAACTTTTTGTTCTAGGGTTCTTCCAGCAGCTAAAAGATTTAATCTTCCGCCATCAATTCCTATGGTAGGCATTCCTTCTGAGGCTATGGCGACAGTTTCTAGAAGACTTGCTTCTACAATTGTGATGTGGTCAAAATCTTCAAAGATCCGCTGGGTGTTTTCTCTTTCTTGAGGAAGTATAGGGATAAGTAGATTAGTTTGGTGCTCGGTTAGCTTGGCAAAGCTTTGCCACCACGGCTTACTGATCGCATGTTTTGGTGAGCCGCTTAGGGGCGATAATAGAATGCCATGGGACTTTGAGGGAGTTGGGTTCAACGGTGATTTGACTAGTGGCAGGCTGATGTCGGGCAATTCTTTCTTGAGTATCCTCGAGGCTAGTTTAATTAACTGTATATAGTGAGGGGTTTCTCCTCTGGGATGAATATCCTGAGCTAAATGAAATTTAGCTTTAACTGTTTCGTTTACCATATTTTCAAGCTCTATGAGGTGATGGCAGTCGGAGATGAGCGATTTTCTACAATTTTGGGTGGGAAAAAATAGCCCTATGACGGCAAAAATATCCTCCCTTGATAAAGCTACTCTTAAATCGCTCTGATTTCCCTCTATAAACTCGACGGAAATGGAGGAAAAAAGATCCTTGGTGATGTTATCATGGGGCCAAATCAGTGGATTTGGGTTAATTGAGGTGATAGATTGCAAAGCCGCTAGCTGATGAATTCGGTCGCCAAGTATCCCTTTTGGACCTCCTAATGGGCGCGTCATATGAGATGGACAGAGGATTAAAAGGCGACTCATGGCTTGTTCTGAGCGAAACTTACAATAAATTCTTTATTCAATGACAGATAAAATTGTTAAGTCCGTCTCATTTAAATATCTGGCTGGTCGATTTACTAAAGCGTGGATGCTTCATTCAATTGGGAAAAAGTATTTTCAAGCTTAGGCGAGCAGCAAAAAGATTACCTAAGTTTTGAAGTTGGTGGCAAATGTTTTGGCGTGCCAGCCCAACATGTTTGGGGCATTACCCGAATGTTCGATCTCGAAATGGTAAAAGAGGGGCCGGCTTATTTAGCAGGCGTTACGCATATCTGCGGGATAGAGGTTCCTGTGATAGATCTTGGTCTTAGAGATGGTTCTCCGGAACCTTTTGAAATCCAGAACATGACAGAGGAAGAGGCTAAGAGTCACTGCATCTTGGTGGTAAAAGACCCTAGCATGAATGATGATCAGCCTCACTTGGGTCTACTAGTTGAGAGACTGCGTGGGTTCAAGAAGGTGGATCCTACAAATGCTAAGGTCCACCCAGTCGTTCAATGCGAAATTCAGATGAGTGACATCGAGGATGCCTTTGCTTGGCCTGATCGGTACATGTATGAAGATGAAGTTGAAGACTTGATCGATCGGCAATTGAGCGATATGCCACAATTTCTCTCCAATCTTAGTGATGTTGGCTGCAATTAAGAGCACCACGAAGCTCGTTCCTCTGCATTTCAAAATCTTATTAGTCGATTACAATCCTGTGCTCTAATTGGAGTTGACCATTGAAGTCGGACGACTAGCCTTACTTCTTTCTCATGGAATAGTTAATGTGGCTACG of Verrucomicrobiota bacterium contains these proteins:
- a CDS encoding peroxiredoxin, which gives rise to MIFSLFSTITGVKATNSPAIGSKAPTPKSITHEGKPFDFAEAYTKGLTLVFFYPKADTPGCTKQACSLRDEYEKLQDLGIQVIGVSKDTPQDQAKFREKYHLPYTLIADKDGKVIEAFGTGSMIGMSKRRAFLIKDGSVVWLDLNASTSKQAQDVLNYMAKK
- a CDS encoding NAD-dependent epimerase/dehydratase family protein, yielding MECKKIVIAGGTGFLGKVLIEWFSKRFDEIVVLSRSSIDLAGVKIVCWDRERLGEWKEELENAEVLINLAGVSVNCRYHKKNSNGFGKWSQ
- a CDS encoding peptide chain release factor-like protein encodes the protein MKSQRLTFPVSALKLKNLLERMNVLQLKEEDIQETFYAGSGPGGQKRAKTASGVALLHLPTGVRVRCQRERSQGINRFLARRILVEELEAREKGKTRHQVKAQALRDEKLRKSGAKPKTKKPTITEMEKHFHLRLPGEGIQS
- a CDS encoding lysophospholipid acyltransferase family protein; amino-acid sequence: MKKNTFLHKKVLPPLGAFLIRALCWTLRFELEDPGNVIDSSRNDSFLFAFWHNRILITPFLYRRYLSPQPLVVMISTSRDGELITKIAERFGVRAARGSSSKSSKGIQAFLRLVRELKENKGHVALTPDGPRGPRYEIHPGIIHLSQASGVPIIPLSCQFSKKWELNSWDKFQIPKPFSTCKLCCHHPIAIPKEVSERELQALTQRLREELG
- a CDS encoding TolC family protein translates to MRPLKTYFAFLIMGLACAHNIFAQDEEILKQESELLGNEVSLSLPEALKMALESNLDVAIGRITPAIEETNILSERDAFDPSLDISLDYGENSSPRSAEQQAADGRASTKSRTATGQVSVSQKTSLGTELSLSSRTRDRMTTFNDFEDEFSTFVGVEATQPLLKGFGTDNNLASIRIAEKGKIIAEAEFQNQVETIIQDVFFAYYDLLFSSADVISKKKSMELAERLSRDNKKRYELGAMTKLDISNADAEIAGRKNAVVEAEEIVQLNENKLLRLITRDMGIWLQNELDLTDTLNEPGKEIPQNYDIAVGLANRSDYQALLHRADQNELRLAFQKQQLLPQLDLTTSFGYNGLSDDLGESYKNISETRDEDWNVGFRFIIPWGNYREKARFREAELLKARTILEIKNKEQDVIEEIDNALISLNSSKKKLVASRTARRFAEENAAAEEVKLTEGSSTTFVVLELQQDAQEAETTELRNLREFNKALVRLKRAQGLLLKENGITILSD
- a CDS encoding GDP-L-fucose synthase, which codes for MSDSKKIFVAGHRGLVGSAIIRHLEADGGWTILMRSREELDLTHESALRDYFKIERPTHIIDAAARVGGIKANNEYPVEFLLDNLSIQNSLIKSAYDTGVEKLLFLGSSCIYPKLAPQPICEEHLLTGPLEPTNDAYAIAKIAGIKLCQSYRRQYGAHYISAMPTNLYGPNDNFDPITSHVLPGLIYKMHYAKINEKPTVTLWGTGSPKREFLHVDDMAAACIFLLENYDSEEIINIGCGEDVSIKQLADMIQATVGFKGKIVWDTSQPDGTPRKLLNVNKIKSLGWAPKISLEDGIASAYKWFLENKT
- a CDS encoding chemotaxis protein CheW; its protein translation is MDASFNWEKVFSSLGEQQKDYLSFEVGGKCFGVPAQHVWGITRMFDLEMVKEGPAYLAGVTHICGIEVPVIDLGLRDGSPEPFEIQNMTEEEAKSHCILVVKDPSMNDDQPHLGLLVERLRGFKKVDPTNAKVHPVVQCEIQMSDIEDAFAWPDRYMYEDEVEDLIDRQLSDMPQFLSNLSDVGCN
- a CDS encoding DUF1731 domain-containing protein; the protein is MMRQLRQNFKVPFGLPVTHDMLELGAFLLSTETELVLKSRRVIPGKLLAEGFKFSCNSFADALACLEEK
- the obgE gene encoding GTPase ObgE, whose protein sequence is MFVDRVRIWARAGKGGDGCTSFRREKYVPMGGPDGGDGGKGGDIILRVNPHMNNMTHLKYHPHQFAENGKPGKGWKRSGKGGKSITIDVPPGTVIYELEVEEENFERAADEEGMILVHDLVEDEQKVVLCAGGKGGLGNQNFKSSTNQAPTKVTRGKLGEFGQYVFELKSIADVGLVGFPNAGKSSLIGALSAAKPKVASYPFTTLRPIVGVIDLNGYERLVMADIPGLIEGAHEGVGLGHDFLKHIERCRVLAMVLDMAGTEGRHPVDDFMKLRQEISLYDEELKQRPFIVVANKMDLPEAEENLETFKSRFDHDVIGISAKQEQGLKDLKKKLATYK
- a CDS encoding sugar phosphate isomerase/epimerase, with product MANIVFHSSIEGAQHGAKSLDQFLAFAKGSGAVGAQPSNYLVQQGASFMQAKEIKDIFEKHALKLDGLSAHCPFWVHTTAWTQSPTIKPFLPPEIASKSPEEIETWAEKYVLSFMDLCVELGIKVIPMFWGVTYGWEIATGYPWGFWAGEDFDLVKEGDERFVTKTAKIREHANRLGIYLAHEIHPGTAAMCADDFLQLVDACDGDKSVTVNADPSHCWEGESWEDRFRKVGSRVVAAHIKNHTVRSGYPLRGMAPEWSDRAMQFTDLSTGDLNMPRYAEMLINIGYPQRYCKIMGTKTAPLVTEAESAYRDLDACGADAINYVNKQLCFPVAGGSFEEGMGA